A stretch of DNA from Streptomyces rubradiris:
GGTGGCCATTTCGGTGGCGACGACCCCGCCGCCGACGACGATGAGCCGCCCGGGGGCCGCCTTGGCACTGGTGGCCTCGCGGCTGGTCCAGGGCCCGACGTCGGCGAGGCCGGGCAGGTCGGGCAGTTGGGCGCGGGTTCCGGTGGCGACGGCGACGGCGTGCCGGGCGGTGAGCGTGGTCAGGGTGCCGTCGGGGCCGGTGACGGTGACCTTGCGCGGGCCGGCGAGCCGGCCGTGGCCGCGGTACAGGTCGGCGCCGGTGCCCGCGAGCCAGTCGGCCTGCCCGTCGTCCTGCCAGTGGGAGGTGTACTCATCGCGTCGGGCCAGCACGGCCGGGGTGTCGAGCGGGCTCCGCGCGGCCTGGGCGAGGCCGGGCAGGCGGCGGGCGTCGGCCTGGGCGATGACCGGCCTGAGCAGGGCCTTGCTGGGCATGCAGGCCCAGTACGAGCACTCGCCGCCGAGCAGTTCGCTCTCCACGACGGCGGTGGTCAGCCCGGCCGCCCGGGTCCGGTCGGCGACGTTCTCGCCCACCGGGCCCGCCCCGATCACCACGACGTCGTACGTGTTCGATTCCGTTTCCGTCATGGGGTCAGTCTGGTGGGTGGTGTGCGCCGCGGCCACATGGGTACGCGCGCGGAACACCGGTGTGCACGGCTGGAATAGGCGGCCCGGCGGCCGTGTTTGCGCCGTCGGCACACCCCACACCAGGAAGAGGGAAGCACGCCATGACCAGCACCGTGGAACTGACCAAGGAGAACTTCGACGAGACGGTCTCCGGGAACGAGTTCGTTCTGATCGACTTCTGGGCGTCCTGGTGCGGGCCGTGCCGGTCGTTCGCGCCCGTGTACGAGAAGGCGGCCGAGGACAACCCGGACCTGGTGTTCGGCAAGGTGGACACCGAGGCGCAGCCGGAGCTGGCCGCGGCCTTCGAGATCCGGTCGATCCCGACGCTCATGATCGTCCGCGACCAGGTCGCGGTCTACGCCCAGCCGGGCGCCCTGCCCGCGCCGGCCCTCGCGGACCTGATCGAGCAGGCCCGCGCACTGGACATGGACGAGGTCCGCAAGAGCGTCGCCGCCCAGCAGGGGCAGGCCCCGCGCTAGGCCCCCGTACGGCAGGGCAGCACCTCGGCGCCCCCTGGGGACGCCGAGCGTCGCCGCACGGGCCGGCCGGGCTCGCGCCGCACCGGGGAGACCCCCCGGTACGGTGTGCGTCCCGGCTCGCCGCCGGGGTCGCGCACCGCGGACGTCCAGCGCGACGAGGCCGCGCGCCGGGGGCCGCGATGTGCGCGGCGCCGAGCCGGGGCCGCGGCGGCCGCACGGGCGTCAGGTCGTCGGCGCCGGCCGCGGCGATGTCCTCGGGAACACGTACGCCGTCGTACCGGAGAGCCGCAACAGCGGCATGGCGTACCCGTCGTCGTGGGCGAGGTCGGCGGCCCTCAGCCGCGCCCGCCGCACCATCAGGAGTCCCGCGTCAGGCCGCGGACCTGATCAGGAACTCCTGGTCCGCTGCCTTGCCACAGGGTTCCACCATCGCGTCGGCCCCCTTCTCGGTGGAATCGCCGCGGAGGCCCACGCACCGCTGAGTGCCCTCCAGGCGCAGGCGGTAACGGCCGTCGGTCGTGGCGGCGGGCTCGATGCGGAAGTGCTGATAGGCACGATGAGCGTCGCAACTCCTCGACGGCCACGGTTCCAGCAGGTCCTTGCCGGGCCCCTCGCGTCGCACGGTCAGACAGCCCCACCCGTGCTGCGGGTGCTGCCACTCGATGAAGTACGACGTCGTCGCCGCGCTGGGTTCGACCGGCCGTAGGTACGTGTGCGGTGGCCGGGCCTCCTCGCAGGGGAGTTGTGCCGCGACGGCATTCAGGTATGCGCCCTGGGTGTCCCGGCCCTCGGTGAGACACAGCTGGGGAGTGCGGGCCGGACGGATCTCCGCGAAGCCCCGCAGGGAATCCCGGGCCGCCGTGTTCACGTCAGGCGGGACGGCCGGTGAGGGGGGAGCAGCCCCGAGGACCGCCGAGAGCGCCCATACGGCGACAGCGACCAGACACGTCGTGAGCTCCCCGACCAGGACCCACGACCGGGCCCGCCGGGTCAGCCCGCCGAGCCTCAGGGCCGTCACCCGTGAGCGGGTCCGCCGGGCCCCGGCAACGATGTCAGGGTCCGGATCGGGGGCGGGCCCGGACGGCCGTGCACTCGCCGCTTCCTCGGCCCGTTGCCTGGCCTCCAGCCAGGCGTCGACGTCCGTTTCGTGCGCACCACAGGCCCGGACGAACGCTGCCACGGTCCCGGGGGCCGGCAGACGTATGCCCCGGAGCATGTCACTGACCGTGCTGCGCGCCAGGAGCTCTCCCCGCGCGCGGGCCCGTTCCTCCAACTCGCGCAGGGTGAGGCCGGACCGCTGCTTGAGCTCGCGCAGCAGCTGAACGAGGGCCGCGGCGTCACTCACTCCCTGCGGGTCGAGCTTTCCCACGCTGTCCGTGCTCACGTCCACATGCTCTTGGGTCCGGCCCGGCCCGACAAACGCAGATCCGGACAAACAGCGGAAGGTATGGGACATCTCCCTTCACGCCCGACGCTTCTCTCTCACACCTGAGCCCCCCGCCGGCTGCTCCCGCCGGTCCGGACAACGCCGGACACGATGCGGACACGCCTGTGACCACACCGGACAGCGGCGGTATGTCCGGGACGAGCGGAGGCGGTTGTGCCGGACGGGTGCCGCTGCGCAGTCTCGTTGCCGTCCACGGGGGTCAGGCTCCCCGGGCACTTCCCGGGGACGCCGTCCCCCACCTCCGGAGGAGGAACAGATCATGCGTGTCGTCATTCGGGCGGTCTCGGACCGTCTGCTGGAGAAGGTGGCACCCAAGGCATCGGCCTCGGCTGTGGCGTGCTGGCAGTACGAGTGCATTCCCTACAGCGGGTGTGCGCAGAACAAGGCGTACTGGGCGTACGACCCGTGCAACGACCGGGACTACATGAAGTGGTGTGGTTGCTGAGGTCCTGACGTCGCGGGCACGGGTCGGGCCGCCCTGAGGGGGCGGGCCGGCCCGTGCCTCCCCGTCGCACCCCGCTCCGGTCAACCGAAGGACTCAGCCCGGTGAACCATCTGATCGACACCGGCCGGATCTTCCTCGGCCTGGTCTTCTTCTGCTCAGTGGTCGGCAAGATCCGCGGCGGCGCCGCCTACACGGGCTTCAGGGTCGCGATGGCTCGGCTGGTCCCCGCCCTGCGCGGCCGGACCGGACCTGTCGCCGTGCTCGTCGTCGGCGCCGAGACGGCGGTGGTCGGCGCTCTCGCGGTGCCCACGACCGTGACAGCCGGCTTCGCTCTGGCCGCCGTACTGCTGGCGGCGTTCACCGCCGTGCTGGCCGGCGCGCTGCGCCGGGAGGAGACAGTGGCCTGCCACTGCTTCGGCGGCGGCGGACAGCCCGTCGCCCTCCGGCACGTGCTGCGCAACGTGGGTCTCCTGTGCGCGGCCTCGGCCGGTCTGGTGGCCCGGCTCGTGACGACGGGCGACACCGCCGCCCCGCGGCCCGCCGTGCTCCTGTTCACGGCCGGCGCGGGGGTGTTCCTCGCGCTCGTCACCGTCGCCCTGGACGAACTGGCGTATCTGCTGAGCCGGCCGGACCCGAAGAGCGCCGGGAGGGCCCGCGGATGAACCTCACCATGGCGGGCGCCGTGCTGGTCGCACTGGCGGTCAGCGGGGTGGTTCTGACCCGGCGGCGGTACGTCGTCGTCACCGTCGTCGGCGTCAGCATGCTCCCCACCCTCGCCGAGGGGGACCGGGTGCTGGTCCGCCGTTCCGCGCTCGCCCGGGTACGCACGGGTGATCTCGTGGTGTCCCGCCCTCCGGCCGGCGAGCGCTGGGCAACGCTGCCGACCTGGCTGATCAAGCGTGCGGTGGCGGTACCGGGCGACCCGCTGCCGGGGCATGTCGCCCTCGCTGTACCGGAGGGGCCCGGCGCCCGGGTGCCGCCCGGCCGGGTGGTCCTGCTGGGCGACAATCCCGCCGAAAGCCTGGATTCGCGGTTCTGCGGCTACTTCCGCGAACACCAGATCGTCGGCATCGTCGTCCGGCGCCTGACGCGCGGCGACTGAACCCGTTTTCCGAACGCATACTGCTGGAAGGACGCTCCGCCATGCCGTACCTGACCGCCGCCGTACTCCTGCTCGCGCTCCTGGGCCTCTTCAACCTGGCTTTGACCTTCGGAGTCGTCCGCCGGCTCCGGGAGCGCCCCGCCGCACCGGCGGGCGAGGGGTGGGACCGGGCCTCGGGACTCGCCGTCGGGGTACCGGTGGGTGCCTTCTCCGCCGTGGACACCGACGGGCGGACCTTCACCCACGAGAACCTGCCCGACGGGCTCATGGTCGTCTTCGTGTCACCGGACTGCCCCGCCTGTGAGGAGACCCTGCCTCATGTGGTGGAGCGGGCCCGCGAGTACGGCCGGGCCCACGTGCTGGCCGTCGTCATCCGGGACGGGGACGAGCCGGGCGACATCGAACCGTATGTGGAACGCCTGACCCCGGTGGCACGCGTGGCGGTCACCGACATGGGCGGCGACCTCACCACGGCCTTCGCCCTCCAGGGTCTGCCCGCGTATGCCGAGATGGGCGCTGACGGCCGGATCGCCGGCACGGGGCGCATCCTGCCGCGCAGGTCGGTGCGTGACCGGGACCGGGCGAGCGCCGGCGTATGAGCGGTATGAGCGAGGCGCAGGACAGGATCACCGCCAGGGCCGCGGCGGACACCGTACGCAGCACCGCTGTCCTGGCCTGGCGGGCGGCGCCTTGGAACCTGGCGGTGCTCGCGGCCCTCACGACAGGGCTGGCGGCGGTTCCCGTAGTGACGGCCTGGCTGACCAGGCTCGTCCTGGACCGCCTCACCGGTGTCGCGGGAACGGAGCTCTTCGCCCTGGCCGCGGGGCTGGCCGCCACGGGACTGGTGGCGGCGGTGCTGCCGTTGCTGCGCCAGTTCCTGGGCGCGCGGTTCGATCGAGCGGTGAGCCTGCGCGCGGTGGACCGTCTGTACAGCGCGGTGAACTCCTTCCACGGTCTGGCGCGGTTCGAGAACCCCGCCTTCCAGGACCGGCTGCGCATGGCGCGCGGAGCGGCCGGGCAGTCGATCGGGCGCCTGGTGGACGGCAGCCTGCGGGTCGGAGGCGGCGCGCTGACCGCCGTCGGTTTCCTGACCGCGTTGTACGCGATGGACGCGACGATGACCATGCTGGTCACTGCCGGCGCCATACCGGCTCTGATCGCCGAGCTGAAGCTCTCCCGCCGCCGGGCACGTACGGAATGGCGTGTGAGCGCGGCCCAACGGCGCGCGTTCTTCTACCAGATGCTGCTCTCCAGCCTTGACGCGGCCAAGGAGGTGCGCCTGTTCGGAGCGAGCGGTTTCCTCAAGGAGCGGATGCTCGCGGAACGCCGGACCGTCGACGCCGAGACCCACCGCACGGACCGCCGCGAGTTCCTGACGCAGAGTCTGCTCGCCGTGATCAGCGCGTTCATTGCCGGGACCGGTCTGATCTGGGCGGCACTCGCGGCCCGGCGCGGTCAGCTGACGGTCGGGGACGTGTCCATGTTCGTGGCCGCCGTCGTCGGCGTGCAGAGCGCGTTGTCCGGTGTCATCCGATCACTCGCCGACGCGCACCAG
This window harbors:
- the trxA gene encoding thioredoxin codes for the protein MTSTVELTKENFDETVSGNEFVLIDFWASWCGPCRSFAPVYEKAAEDNPDLVFGKVDTEAQPELAAAFEIRSIPTLMIVRDQVAVYAQPGALPAPALADLIEQARALDMDEVRKSVAAQQGQAPR
- a CDS encoding helix-turn-helix domain-containing protein; translation: MSTDSVGKLDPQGVSDAAALVQLLRELKQRSGLTLRELEERARARGELLARSTVSDMLRGIRLPAPGTVAAFVRACGAHETDVDAWLEARQRAEEAASARPSGPAPDPDPDIVAGARRTRSRVTALRLGGLTRRARSWVLVGELTTCLVAVAVWALSAVLGAAPPSPAVPPDVNTAARDSLRGFAEIRPARTPQLCLTEGRDTQGAYLNAVAAQLPCEEARPPHTYLRPVEPSAATTSYFIEWQHPQHGWGCLTVRREGPGKDLLEPWPSRSCDAHRAYQHFRIEPAATTDGRYRLRLEGTQRCVGLRGDSTEKGADAMVEPCGKAADQEFLIRSAA
- a CDS encoding MauE/DoxX family redox-associated membrane protein — translated: MNHLIDTGRIFLGLVFFCSVVGKIRGGAAYTGFRVAMARLVPALRGRTGPVAVLVVGAETAVVGALAVPTTVTAGFALAAVLLAAFTAVLAGALRREETVACHCFGGGGQPVALRHVLRNVGLLCAASAGLVARLVTTGDTAAPRPAVLLFTAGAGVFLALVTVALDELAYLLSRPDPKSAGRARG
- a CDS encoding S26 family signal peptidase is translated as MNLTMAGAVLVALAVSGVVLTRRRYVVVTVVGVSMLPTLAEGDRVLVRRSALARVRTGDLVVSRPPAGERWATLPTWLIKRAVAVPGDPLPGHVALAVPEGPGARVPPGRVVLLGDNPAESLDSRFCGYFREHQIVGIVVRRLTRGD
- a CDS encoding TlpA family protein disulfide reductase, with amino-acid sequence MPYLTAAVLLLALLGLFNLALTFGVVRRLRERPAAPAGEGWDRASGLAVGVPVGAFSAVDTDGRTFTHENLPDGLMVVFVSPDCPACEETLPHVVERAREYGRAHVLAVVIRDGDEPGDIEPYVERLTPVARVAVTDMGGDLTTAFALQGLPAYAEMGADGRIAGTGRILPRRSVRDRDRASAGV
- a CDS encoding ABC transporter ATP-binding protein, which translates into the protein MSGMSEAQDRITARAAADTVRSTAVLAWRAAPWNLAVLAALTTGLAAVPVVTAWLTRLVLDRLTGVAGTELFALAAGLAATGLVAAVLPLLRQFLGARFDRAVSLRAVDRLYSAVNSFHGLARFENPAFQDRLRMARGAAGQSIGRLVDGSLRVGGGALTAVGFLTALYAMDATMTMLVTAGAIPALIAELKLSRRRARTEWRVSAAQRRAFFYQMLLSSLDAAKEVRLFGASGFLKERMLAERRTVDAETHRTDRREFLTQSLLAVISAFIAGTGLIWAALAARRGQLTVGDVSMFVAAVVGVQSALSGVIRSLADAHQHLLMMGHYLAVVRAGPDLQGPPDPPRAQAHLPALRKGVEFRDVWFRYAEDHPWILRGVNLFLPYGEAVALVGQNGAGKSTLVKLLCRFYDPTRGAVLWDGVDIRQVPVPQLRRRLGAVFQDYVPYDLTAAENIAIGDVEALTAPGRIREAAHRAGVHDMLTRLPYGYDTMLSRTYAQEAQHDDETGTTLSGGQWQRLALARAFVRDEPDLLILDEPSSGLDAEAEHDVHLRLRHHRAHRTSLLISHRLGAVRDADRIVVLADGRIAEEGTHDALLLGGGTYAKLFTLQASGYQEEG